In Streptomyces qaidamensis, one DNA window encodes the following:
- a CDS encoding ABC transporter permease, producing the protein MNDTTAAPAAPSRGRGGLVGAAAAEWTKLWGVRSTWVCLASTAALVVAYTVIVGVSARSSTSQTAGGELPTDPLANLGTGVVFMGQFAVLALATMVIASEYATGSIRGTLQWVPVRYRMLLSKSVVLVPVLFVTGLVVAPLGLGSAVAALGDVADPVTAGASVRQALAVGGYLGVVGMISIGIGAAVRSVAGTITVGFLILLVLPMTLQSVSVEFVQKAADFLPGPAGMALMGVSESDTYGPGAAAALLVFWALAANAVGYWVLRNRDA; encoded by the coding sequence ATGAACGACACGACGGCCGCTCCGGCGGCGCCCTCGCGGGGCCGCGGCGGGCTGGTGGGGGCCGCCGCGGCGGAGTGGACGAAGTTGTGGGGGGTGCGCTCCACCTGGGTGTGCCTGGCGTCCACGGCCGCGCTGGTGGTCGCCTACACGGTGATCGTGGGGGTCTCCGCGCGATCCTCGACGTCGCAGACCGCCGGGGGCGAGCTGCCGACGGACCCGCTGGCGAACCTGGGCACCGGAGTCGTCTTCATGGGGCAGTTCGCGGTGCTCGCGCTGGCCACGATGGTCATCGCCTCCGAGTATGCGACCGGCAGCATCCGCGGGACGTTGCAGTGGGTGCCCGTGCGGTACCGGATGCTGCTGTCGAAGAGCGTGGTCCTGGTTCCCGTGCTGTTCGTGACGGGCCTCGTCGTCGCTCCGTTGGGGCTGGGCTCGGCCGTCGCCGCTCTCGGCGACGTCGCCGATCCGGTGACGGCCGGAGCGAGCGTGCGGCAGGCGCTGGCCGTGGGCGGGTACCTCGGCGTGGTCGGCATGATCAGCATCGGGATCGGCGCGGCCGTGCGCAGTGTGGCGGGGACCATCACGGTGGGCTTCCTGATCCTGCTGGTGCTGCCCATGACGCTGCAATCGGTCTCGGTGGAGTTCGTGCAGAAGGCCGCTGACTTTCTGCCGGGACCGGCCGGCATGGCCCTGATGGGCGTCTCCGAGTCCGACACCTACGGCCCCGGAGCGGCCGCCGCGCTGCTGGTCTTCTGGGCCCTCGCCGCCAACGCGGTCGGCTACTGGGTGCTGCGCAACCGCGACGCCTGA
- a CDS encoding ABC transporter ATP-binding protein: MITLSGLTKRYGTVTAVDGLDLEITPGRVTGFLGPNGAGKSTTMRMILGLDRPTAGRALVNGKMYEELRYPLREVGALLDAKAVHPGRTARNHLTSMARSNGIARRRVDEVLEAVGLTSVASRRVGLFSLGMGQRLGIAGALLGDPGVLIFDEPVNGLDPDGVRWVRSIARSLAEEGRTVFLSSHLMSEMQQTADQVVVIGKGKLIADTPVLELIERSSLGTVRVRVPDPADRTDLVRRIGTAGFGAELTADDAVIVRSATPEQIGDLAHEAGIRLHELRLQEPSLEEAYMELTSDSVEYGTARSANVTGGWDA, translated from the coding sequence ATGATTACCCTCAGCGGGCTCACCAAGAGGTACGGGACGGTGACCGCGGTGGACGGCCTCGACCTCGAGATCACGCCCGGCCGGGTGACCGGCTTCCTCGGCCCCAACGGTGCGGGGAAGTCCACGACGATGCGGATGATCCTCGGTCTGGACCGGCCGACGGCGGGCCGGGCCCTGGTCAACGGCAAGATGTACGAGGAACTGCGCTATCCCCTCCGCGAGGTGGGCGCGCTCCTCGACGCCAAGGCCGTGCACCCGGGGCGGACCGCCCGGAACCACCTGACGTCCATGGCGCGCAGCAACGGCATCGCGCGGCGCAGGGTCGACGAGGTGCTGGAGGCAGTAGGACTGACCTCGGTGGCGAGCCGCCGGGTCGGCCTGTTCTCCCTGGGGATGGGCCAGCGGCTCGGCATCGCCGGGGCGCTGCTCGGCGACCCCGGCGTGCTGATCTTCGACGAGCCGGTGAACGGACTCGACCCGGACGGGGTGCGCTGGGTGCGCTCCATCGCGCGCTCGCTGGCCGAGGAGGGCCGCACGGTCTTCCTCTCCAGCCATCTGATGAGCGAGATGCAGCAGACCGCGGACCAGGTCGTCGTCATCGGCAAGGGCAAGCTGATCGCGGACACTCCGGTGCTGGAGCTGATCGAGCGCAGTTCCCTGGGCACCGTGCGGGTGCGGGTTCCCGACCCGGCGGACCGCACGGACCTGGTCCGGCGGATCGGGACGGCGGGCTTCGGGGCCGAACTCACCGCGGACGACGCGGTGATCGTGCGGAGCGCCACGCCCGAGCAGATCGGCGACCTGGCGCACGAGGCCGGGATCCGGCTGCACGAACTGCGCCTGCAGGAACCCTCACTCGAGGAGGCGTACATGGAACTGACCTCCGACAGTGTCGAGTACGGCACCGCGCGGAGCGCGAATGTGACAGGCGGGTGGGACGCATGA
- a CDS encoding aspartyl/asparaginyl beta-hydroxylase domain-containing protein, with protein sequence MKALSVLSEQVGRIRALDPYTLDLVGREALTVPRNLATEYGEYQSGGWKTLSLYNDSGDPMDATIRDCEAKETTLLERMPATRALLRSFGLRYMWARIARLQPNSFLWEHRDYHELTDERQHHRLHIPLVTNRSCALVTGGARVHMAHGHLWWLMPTHAHGACNLTGPDRLHIIMDCYGDEAFEELTSGMGLDGVPVDVLPEPPKEELAEHLDLAVMLAGMGYHEAAEHSLLRLFYRYAMPDGTVYDLIVSTYQRLGDEERAAAWAAKKNVMLCLDPPSTRTEEQP encoded by the coding sequence ATGAAGGCCTTGTCCGTGTTGTCGGAACAGGTCGGCCGTATTCGCGCGCTGGACCCTTACACCCTGGATCTCGTGGGACGCGAGGCGCTGACGGTTCCGAGGAATCTGGCGACGGAATACGGTGAGTATCAGAGCGGGGGCTGGAAAACCCTCTCGCTCTACAACGACAGCGGTGACCCCATGGACGCCACCATCCGGGACTGCGAGGCCAAGGAGACGACGCTCCTGGAGCGCATGCCCGCCACGCGCGCACTGCTGCGGTCCTTCGGGCTGCGCTACATGTGGGCACGCATCGCCCGCCTCCAGCCCAACTCCTTCCTGTGGGAGCACAGGGACTACCACGAGCTGACCGACGAGCGGCAGCATCACCGGCTGCACATCCCGCTGGTGACCAACCGCTCCTGTGCGCTGGTCACCGGCGGGGCGCGGGTCCACATGGCGCACGGCCACCTGTGGTGGCTGATGCCGACCCACGCGCACGGCGCCTGCAACCTCACGGGCCCCGACCGGCTGCACATCATCATGGACTGCTACGGCGACGAGGCGTTCGAGGAACTGACCTCCGGCATGGGCCTCGACGGCGTCCCCGTCGACGTGCTGCCGGAGCCCCCGAAGGAGGAACTCGCCGAGCACCTCGACCTGGCCGTCATGCTCGCCGGGATGGGCTACCACGAGGCCGCCGAGCACTCACTGCTGCGGCTCTTCTACCGCTACGCCATGCCGGACGGCACGGTCTACGACCTGATCGTCAGCACCTACCAGCGCCTCGGCGACGAGGAGCGGGCGGCGGCCTGGGCGGCCAAGAAGAACGTCATGCTCTGCCTCGACCCACCCTCCACCCGCACCGAGGAGCAACCGTGA
- a CDS encoding glycosyl hydrolase family 95 catalytic domain-containing protein: MNAGFARRTFLRTSAGGLAAASGVSWAAEAPAAWAAGEGAAADDPYEQAVRDARMEWAALPRDPRLAPHLGNGRLVVRAVAAPGGRGVRLLVGGPGTRSAEPPAGVLDLLPLGTPTAVRCVLDLWDAELTGRVTTTRGTVAFSALVDRHSPTLLLRARTEGGERLSFTAPPPEGSGLPPRSVSREHGDRQLLAASPANATGAGEAALRELLAAGTDAAVTRHRAWWHAFHRRGYVSLPERTLQRFHRAQMYTLAAVTDPGPERLADAPALLGPSRHLDIGPVSAALEQGPSPAHEHLAGALPGVGSKAGRTDDPVRASGALALWEAHRYTGDPRIVRDLLRPALAGVVGYFSGFLMEGVDGRLHLPVTHSPGQADVSDCTHDLSLLRWAVTTLVTATRRLREKDPRLAHWEDLAARLTRCHTDTSGIMIGAGLRVARSCAEPSHLNWLLPLRQAPHPDADPALAQRSLRHWAGMRDAWHAGSYATAAAMAAALRDAPLALELLRHLTGATGDEADVLAPNSLYRHAVSPRAAAPFPAGQALLELLVGAGGDAVDVFPAVPDAWPDVLVAGLLAPGGHVVDAERHAGRTRWVRVGAADGRPFTLRHGVDGDAEVWTSRPGDTAPHRRVVARPAGPGAALVHPAQGATLTVLRPGDDPDLTVRQVPAAR, translated from the coding sequence GTGAACGCGGGATTCGCCAGAAGGACCTTCCTCCGCACGTCGGCGGGAGGCCTGGCCGCCGCCTCCGGAGTCTCCTGGGCCGCGGAGGCGCCGGCCGCCTGGGCGGCCGGAGAGGGGGCCGCGGCCGACGACCCCTACGAACAGGCGGTACGGGACGCCCGTATGGAGTGGGCCGCTCTTCCGCGGGACCCGCGCCTGGCCCCCCACCTCGGCAACGGCCGGCTCGTCGTCCGGGCCGTCGCCGCGCCCGGCGGACGCGGGGTGCGGCTGCTCGTCGGCGGGCCGGGCACCCGGTCGGCGGAGCCTCCCGCCGGGGTGCTGGATCTGCTGCCCCTGGGCACCCCCACCGCCGTCAGGTGCGTCCTCGACCTGTGGGACGCCGAACTCACCGGACGCGTCACGACGACCCGCGGCACCGTCGCCTTCTCGGCCCTGGTCGACCGCCACAGCCCCACGCTGCTGCTGCGCGCACGCACCGAGGGCGGCGAACGCCTCTCCTTCACCGCCCCGCCCCCCGAGGGCTCCGGGCTGCCACCGCGTTCGGTGAGCCGCGAGCACGGCGACCGGCAGCTGCTCGCCGCCTCACCGGCGAACGCCACGGGCGCCGGCGAGGCCGCCCTCCGTGAACTCCTCGCGGCCGGCACCGACGCCGCCGTGACCCGGCACCGGGCCTGGTGGCACGCCTTCCACCGGCGCGGCTACGTGTCGCTGCCCGAGCGGACCCTGCAGCGGTTCCACCGGGCCCAGATGTACACCCTGGCCGCCGTGACCGACCCCGGGCCCGAACGGCTGGCCGACGCGCCAGCGCTGCTCGGACCCTCGCGCCACCTCGACATCGGGCCCGTCTCCGCGGCACTCGAACAGGGCCCGTCGCCCGCCCACGAGCACCTGGCCGGCGCGCTGCCCGGGGTCGGCTCCAAGGCGGGGCGCACCGACGACCCCGTGCGGGCCTCCGGAGCGCTGGCCCTGTGGGAGGCCCACCGTTACACGGGCGACCCGCGCATCGTGCGCGACCTGCTGCGCCCCGCCCTCGCCGGAGTGGTCGGCTACTTCTCGGGCTTCCTCATGGAGGGGGTCGACGGACGCCTGCACCTGCCCGTCACGCACTCGCCCGGCCAGGCCGACGTCAGCGACTGCACGCACGACCTGTCGCTCCTGCGCTGGGCGGTCACCACGCTCGTCACGGCCACGCGCAGGCTCCGTGAGAAGGACCCCCGCCTGGCCCACTGGGAAGACCTCGCCGCCAGGCTGACGCGGTGTCACACCGACACCTCGGGCATCATGATCGGGGCCGGACTCCGGGTCGCGCGATCCTGCGCCGAGCCGTCGCACCTCAACTGGCTGCTGCCCCTGCGGCAGGCCCCCCACCCGGACGCCGACCCGGCGCTCGCCCAGCGCAGCCTCCGCCACTGGGCCGGTATGCGCGACGCCTGGCACGCGGGTTCGTACGCCACGGCCGCGGCCATGGCGGCGGCCCTGCGCGACGCGCCCCTCGCCCTGGAACTGCTGCGCCACCTCACCGGGGCCACCGGCGACGAGGCGGACGTCCTGGCGCCCAACTCCCTGTACCGGCACGCCGTCTCGCCGCGCGCCGCCGCCCCCTTCCCGGCGGGACAGGCGCTTCTGGAGCTCCTCGTCGGCGCGGGCGGCGACGCCGTGGACGTGTTCCCCGCGGTGCCCGACGCCTGGCCGGACGTCCTCGTCGCCGGGCTGCTCGCCCCCGGCGGGCACGTGGTGGACGCCGAGCGCCACGCGGGCCGCACTCGCTGGGTCCGGGTTGGCGCGGCCGACGGCCGCCCATTCACCCTGCGGCACGGCGTCGACGGCGACGCGGAGGTGTGGACCAGCCGCCCCGGAGACACCGCGCCCCACCGCAGGGTCGTGGCCCGGCCGGCCGGGCCCGGCGCCGCGCTGGTGCACCCGGCTCAGGGGGCGACCCTGACCGTCCTGCGCCCGGGCGACGACCCGGACCTGACGGTACGGCAGGTCCCCGCGGCCCGTTGA
- a CDS encoding ABC transporter permease, whose translation MFKTMLRDLLAHKGRVLMTLVAIALGVTATVGSWVVSDSIAATLTLRETRDDVSVAVQSPGKEPVLGATERDRLAALPGVAAAEGVVVGRAGLVGPDGKLVKSTTVLDRAGTNWSSDERFSLDAGRKPGGTGEVALNSTDAETAGVGVGDTVRVLLAAGRSERAEVSGLFTYHRLGPQAEADSDEASDAVPVVAYDDAGAARFLGTRYHRVELTADPGVAADALARTARGAVPETYPVETGRALADAAATQSEDEAQDLRLTMLPFAAVALLVGMFVIANTFTMLVSQRTRQYALLRAVGARRRQVRTGIIVEAAVLGVAGGTVGTLAGVGLGPLLIGVMRPDDNVEFTVRPTAILLGYGVALIVTVLAAYTSARRAAAVPPVAALRTDAVMPRETKRRRNLLGVALLVVSAAMVIATADPSSSNLLRIIALVGAVLGVVGAILLAPFLAERVLLPLTRLVGMRGGASVRLGLRNAASDPRRTAGTATAITVGLGLVCAFATLSASFSDLIASTTRANVPLTTTVLQSAAGGESTLTPAEVERVRSVPGVDRVAASRDVLADLTYEGGKTVRRISAIEPEALRTVLTPRITAGSPDLTRGVVISRNQADMLRLGMDDEITLKLDAKTSVTQRVVGIYDATELQASIYLDAAKAPEALRRQITLLYATGSDPDKARAGIEAAFRDRPDVTVTDREGLVEQGVDQQRFAFTLMYAMFGVAIVIAVFGVVNTLVLSVMERTQEIGVMRAVGAKRLLVRRTIRAESIVISMFGALLGVVVGVPVGAVMQHAMFGQLLWDFTMPFTVVGLALVGISVAAVLAAMWPARRAAATNMLEAISGK comes from the coding sequence ATGTTCAAGACCATGCTGCGCGACCTGCTCGCGCACAAGGGCCGGGTGCTGATGACCTTGGTGGCGATCGCCCTGGGTGTCACGGCGACGGTCGGCAGCTGGGTGGTGAGCGACTCCATCGCGGCCACCCTGACGCTGCGTGAGACGCGGGACGACGTCAGTGTCGCCGTGCAGAGTCCCGGCAAGGAGCCGGTGCTGGGTGCCACGGAGCGGGACCGGCTGGCGGCGCTGCCGGGTGTGGCGGCCGCCGAGGGTGTCGTGGTCGGCCGGGCGGGGCTCGTGGGCCCGGACGGCAAGCTCGTGAAGAGCACCACGGTCCTGGACCGGGCGGGTACCAACTGGAGCAGCGACGAGCGGTTCTCCCTGGACGCCGGCCGCAAGCCGGGGGGCACCGGCGAGGTCGCCCTCAACAGCACCGACGCCGAGACGGCCGGGGTCGGCGTGGGCGACACCGTGCGTGTGCTGCTCGCCGCCGGGCGCTCCGAACGGGCCGAGGTGTCGGGCCTGTTCACCTACCACCGGCTCGGCCCGCAGGCGGAGGCCGACTCCGACGAGGCGTCGGACGCCGTCCCCGTCGTCGCCTACGACGACGCCGGCGCCGCCCGCTTCCTCGGCACCCGCTACCACCGTGTCGAGCTGACCGCCGATCCCGGAGTGGCGGCGGACGCACTTGCCAGGACCGCACGGGGCGCCGTGCCCGAGACGTACCCGGTGGAGACCGGCCGGGCCCTCGCCGACGCCGCGGCCACCCAGTCGGAGGACGAGGCGCAGGACCTGCGGCTGACCATGCTGCCGTTCGCGGCGGTCGCCCTGCTGGTCGGCATGTTCGTCATCGCCAACACCTTCACGATGCTGGTCAGCCAGCGCACGCGGCAGTACGCGCTGCTGCGGGCCGTCGGCGCCCGCAGGCGGCAGGTCAGGACAGGCATCATCGTGGAGGCCGCGGTGCTGGGCGTGGCCGGCGGCACCGTCGGCACGCTCGCCGGCGTCGGCCTGGGCCCGCTGCTGATCGGCGTGATGCGGCCTGACGACAACGTGGAGTTCACCGTACGGCCCACGGCGATCCTGCTCGGCTACGGCGTCGCGTTGATCGTGACGGTGCTGGCCGCCTACACCTCGGCCCGGCGTGCCGCCGCCGTCCCGCCGGTGGCCGCGCTGCGCACCGACGCGGTGATGCCGCGGGAGACCAAGCGGCGGCGCAACCTACTCGGTGTGGCGCTGCTCGTCGTGTCGGCCGCCATGGTGATCGCGACGGCCGACCCCAGCTCCTCCAACCTGCTGCGCATCATCGCGCTGGTGGGCGCGGTCCTCGGGGTGGTCGGCGCGATCCTGCTGGCGCCGTTCCTCGCGGAGCGGGTGCTGCTGCCGCTCACCCGGCTGGTCGGCATGCGCGGCGGTGCCTCGGTGCGGCTGGGTCTGCGCAATGCCGCGAGCGACCCTCGGCGCACGGCGGGCACGGCGACCGCCATCACCGTGGGGCTCGGTCTGGTGTGCGCGTTCGCGACGCTGAGCGCGTCCTTCTCCGACCTGATCGCCTCCACGACCCGCGCCAATGTGCCGTTGACGACGACCGTGCTCCAGTCGGCGGCGGGCGGCGAGTCGACGCTCACGCCCGCCGAGGTGGAGCGGGTGCGCTCCGTGCCGGGCGTCGACCGGGTCGCCGCGAGCCGCGACGTGCTCGCCGATCTGACGTACGAGGGCGGCAAGACCGTACGGCGCATCTCCGCGATCGAGCCCGAGGCCCTGCGCACCGTGCTCACGCCCAGGATCACGGCCGGCTCCCCGGATCTGACCCGCGGTGTGGTCATCTCCCGGAACCAGGCCGACATGCTGCGGCTGGGCATGGACGACGAGATCACCCTGAAGCTGGACGCCAAGACGTCCGTGACCCAGCGCGTGGTGGGCATCTACGACGCGACGGAGCTCCAGGCGAGCATCTACCTGGACGCGGCGAAGGCACCCGAGGCGCTGCGCCGGCAGATCACCCTGCTGTACGCCACGGGCTCCGACCCGGACAAGGCGCGGGCCGGTATCGAGGCGGCGTTCCGGGACCGGCCCGATGTGACCGTCACCGACCGGGAGGGCCTGGTCGAACAGGGCGTCGACCAGCAGCGGTTCGCGTTCACGCTGATGTACGCCATGTTCGGGGTGGCGATCGTCATCGCGGTGTTCGGCGTCGTCAACACGCTGGTGCTGTCGGTGATGGAGCGGACCCAGGAGATCGGTGTGATGCGGGCGGTGGGGGCCAAGCGGCTCCTGGTGCGACGGACCATCCGGGCGGAGAGCATCGTCATCTCGATGTTCGGGGCGTTGCTCGGCGTGGTGGTCGGCGTGCCGGTGGGTGCCGTGATGCAGCACGCGATGTTCGGGCAGCTGCTGTGGGACTTCACGATGCCGTTCACCGTGGTCGGGCTGGCACTGGTGGGCATCTCGGTGGCCGCGGTGCTGGCGGCGATGTGGCCCGCCCGGCGGGCGGCCGCCACGAACATGCTGGAGGCGATCTCCGGCAAGTGA
- a CDS encoding ABC transporter ATP-binding protein, whose amino-acid sequence MTETTDAVRASGLGKHYGTGDARVTALAGVDVRFPRQEFTAIMGPSGSGKSTLMHCVAGLDKADEGRVWIGDTELTGLSDDSLTDLRRDRIGFVFQAFNLLPTLTALENILLPFDLAGRKPDQEVLDRIVTTVNLRDRLHHRPSQLSGGQQQRVAVARALVTEPDVVFADEPTGALDSTASAELLRFLRRSVDDLGRTVVMVTHEPSAAAFADRVLFLKDGTIVDEVFAPTADSVLERMKSFERAVS is encoded by the coding sequence ATGACTGAGACCACAGACGCTGTCCGCGCCTCGGGGCTGGGCAAGCACTACGGGACCGGGGACGCCCGGGTGACCGCCCTCGCGGGCGTCGACGTGCGGTTCCCGCGCCAGGAGTTCACCGCCATCATGGGCCCCTCCGGTTCCGGCAAGTCCACCTTGATGCACTGCGTGGCCGGCCTCGACAAGGCCGACGAGGGCAGGGTCTGGATCGGCGATACCGAGCTGACCGGGCTGAGCGACGACTCCCTGACCGATCTGCGCCGGGACCGGATCGGGTTCGTGTTCCAGGCGTTCAACCTGCTGCCGACGCTGACCGCCCTGGAGAACATCCTGCTGCCGTTCGACCTGGCCGGGCGCAAGCCCGACCAGGAGGTGCTGGACCGGATCGTCACCACCGTGAATCTTCGGGACCGGCTCCATCACCGGCCCAGCCAGCTCTCCGGCGGCCAGCAGCAGCGGGTGGCGGTGGCCCGTGCGCTGGTGACGGAGCCGGACGTCGTCTTCGCGGACGAGCCGACCGGCGCGCTCGACTCCACGGCGTCGGCGGAGCTGCTGCGGTTCCTGCGGCGCAGCGTCGACGACCTCGGCCGGACGGTGGTGATGGTGACCCATGAGCCCAGCGCCGCGGCGTTCGCCGACCGGGTGCTCTTCCTGAAGGACGGCACCATCGTCGACGAGGTGTTCGCGCCCACCGCGGACAGCGTCCTGGAGCGCATGAAGTCCTTCGAGAGGGCTGTGTCCTGA
- a CDS encoding sensor histidine kinase translates to MTRRTHTTTGAGRVARLRRWLGRRGPWLLAVLLAAGAFVPIDGTFVSRMQTELGLTSMDGLALALAVVVAVASAASALVLPRLRWPMAVTGCAAWVFTSTWAALCVASYVVAFSVRRPLRQLTYVAAASALTVLPTTTGLAIGAAGVVWQDMLSSLGGVALFVWLPFALGLWNKARRDVVEGLHERAEQLEREQTARAEQARSQERARIARDMHDVVAHRVSLMVLHAGALEINAKDESTAVAAELIRTIGREALGQLRDVIGVLKADGEGVALGPQPTLVDLERLLNQSRAAGMTVSRRDEGTPQRLPTLLEHAAYRVVQEALTNVHKHAGAARTEVLVRYDDGGLVIAVHNDAPSRPVEALPGSGMGLVGLRERVELLDGEFTTGPRAGGGFSVRARLPLSTQATEEDE, encoded by the coding sequence GTGACCCGACGTACCCATACGACCACCGGAGCGGGGCGGGTGGCGCGCCTGCGGCGATGGCTCGGCCGCAGGGGACCGTGGCTCCTGGCCGTCCTCCTCGCCGCCGGCGCGTTCGTCCCGATCGACGGCACCTTCGTGTCCCGTATGCAGACGGAGCTCGGACTGACCTCCATGGACGGCCTCGCCCTCGCGCTGGCCGTCGTCGTGGCCGTCGCGTCAGCCGCCTCGGCGCTGGTCCTGCCCCGGCTGCGCTGGCCCATGGCGGTGACCGGCTGCGCGGCGTGGGTCTTCACCTCGACCTGGGCCGCGCTGTGCGTGGCCTCCTACGTCGTGGCGTTCTCCGTGCGCCGCCCGCTGCGGCAGCTCACCTATGTGGCGGCGGCGAGCGCGCTGACGGTGCTGCCGACGACCACGGGACTGGCTATCGGGGCGGCCGGGGTCGTGTGGCAGGACATGCTGTCGTCGCTCGGCGGCGTCGCCCTCTTCGTGTGGCTGCCGTTCGCCCTCGGCCTGTGGAACAAGGCCCGCCGGGACGTCGTCGAGGGCCTGCACGAGCGGGCCGAGCAGCTGGAACGCGAGCAGACGGCCCGCGCCGAGCAGGCCCGTTCGCAGGAACGGGCCCGCATCGCCCGGGACATGCACGACGTGGTCGCCCACCGGGTGTCCCTGATGGTGCTGCACGCCGGCGCCCTGGAGATCAACGCCAAGGACGAGTCGACGGCCGTCGCCGCGGAGCTGATCCGCACCATCGGACGCGAGGCACTGGGCCAGCTGAGGGACGTCATCGGCGTCCTCAAGGCCGACGGGGAGGGCGTGGCACTGGGCCCCCAGCCGACGCTCGTCGACCTGGAGCGGCTCCTCAACCAGTCGCGTGCCGCGGGCATGACCGTCAGCCGCCGCGACGAGGGCACCCCGCAGCGGCTGCCCACGCTGCTGGAACACGCCGCCTACCGGGTCGTGCAGGAGGCCCTGACCAATGTGCACAAGCACGCCGGGGCCGCCCGCACGGAGGTCCTGGTCCGCTACGACGACGGCGGTCTGGTGATCGCCGTCCACAACGACGCCCCCAGCCGTCCCGTCGAGGCGCTGCCCGGCAGCGGCATGGGCCTGGTCGGTCTGCGGGAGCGGGTCGAGCTGCTCGACGGCGAGTTCACCACGGGCCCCCGCGCCGGCGGCGGGTTCTCCGTCCGCGCCCGCCTGCCCCTTTCCACGCAAGCCACGGAGGAAGACGAGTGA
- a CDS encoding response regulator: MIRVLVVDDEALVRAGLRMILEPADDIEVVAEASDGSEAVTAVARHRPDVVLMDVRMPGMDGLTALKELRRAPNPPRVIMLTTFDLDDYVHTALRSGAAGFLLKDTSPRDLAAAVRTVAEGSAMLTPRITKRLIDTFAGLESADVALARERLSVLTDREDDVVRAVARGLSNAEIGRELAMSEGTVKAHVSRALAKLGLSNRVQVALLVRDAGLT, from the coding sequence GTGATCCGGGTCCTGGTCGTCGACGACGAAGCACTGGTACGGGCGGGGCTGCGCATGATCCTCGAACCGGCCGACGACATCGAGGTGGTGGCCGAGGCCAGTGACGGCAGCGAGGCCGTGACCGCCGTCGCCCGGCACCGCCCGGACGTCGTCCTCATGGACGTGCGCATGCCCGGCATGGACGGCCTCACCGCGCTGAAGGAGCTGCGCCGCGCGCCGAACCCGCCGCGCGTCATCATGCTGACCACCTTCGACCTCGACGACTACGTGCACACGGCGCTGCGCAGCGGCGCCGCCGGCTTCCTCCTGAAGGACACCTCCCCGCGCGACCTGGCCGCCGCGGTCCGTACGGTCGCCGAGGGCAGCGCGATGCTGACGCCGCGCATCACCAAGCGACTCATCGACACCTTCGCCGGGCTGGAGTCGGCCGACGTGGCCCTCGCCAGGGAACGCCTGTCGGTGCTGACGGACCGGGAGGACGACGTGGTACGAGCTGTCGCCCGCGGTCTGTCGAACGCCGAGATCGGCCGCGAACTCGCCATGAGCGAGGGCACGGTGAAAGCGCACGTCAGCCGTGCCCTCGCCAAGCTCGGGCTGTCCAACCGGGTGCAGGTGGCGCTGCTCGTGCGGGACGCCGGCCTAACGTGA